The Phaseolus vulgaris cultivar G19833 chromosome 5, P. vulgaris v2.0, whole genome shotgun sequence genomic interval GTCTATGACTTTTCCATCACATGAAATGGTATCCACACAATCATCAACCCTCAGACAGCTGAAAAGcattttatacaattattttttaagtattcaAATTCCTcattaaaaaattcataattagtCATTTATGAAAAATCATCACGACTCCTGAAAATATGAGTAACTTCCTTGTCCATAAATTGATTCAGGTTCTTGCGTTTATGTTACTTGAAACATTGTTGAGTGGTCCAAAAAAGCTGCATGTATGTACCACATTTGACCATATACACTGTGATACAAATTCAATTTTTCccttttttaatagaaaaaagaattcaCCTTTTTAGAACATTTTAATTTGGAAGTTCGTGATGGTTACTTGCAAAGGCTCAGAAGTTCAGGGAGTGTGTATACAAACCCCCTAAAAAATAAACTCAAACTTACCATCGTGTCTCCAATTCCCAGACTTAATATTCCAGCAAAAGGAGCTAGAGGTCGGTCATTGTACCCAGTAGACATCCAAATAGGAAGCGCACATCCCAGTAAGAGTGAGAAATGGCTGCACAAAGAACAGAAGATATAATCTTGAAAGGGAACTAAATGTAGCTCATGTGCATCATAAACAGTATGCTCTACAATTTGAGTTCCAATGAAAAAGGGGATGATACCTGACAATGAGAAGATCAGAGTCACGGTGATCAGTGAATGCATTCATAAATTGATTTATTGGTTGTCCCAAAGGCCAGATTCTCCATACCTAGGTCAAACACAGTTAATATAAAAGCAACCAAGAAATGTCTATCTCTCTATCTAtctaaataaaagttttatacCAATCAGCCTGCTTTGAAACACTTAAGAAAACAAATACACAATTTATAGGCAATTTATCAGAGTTTAGGGAGACATTCATAGGGTAAATCATAGAGAATGGCATTGCCCTGATTATACGTTGTCAAAATTACAGGTTTCAGATATGGAGGGAGAGAGAATGAAatactaaatttaaatattacagTGTGTTGACATGCTCATAAAAGCTTAGTACACTAATACTTATTTATATCAATCATAATCCTAAATAATTAGATAAATAAACCATGATAAGACAAGGAAATATGATAACTAATCCTGGGATATGATACGATATTTTCCTATATTCTAACAACCATGAACTACCTAATATTGCCATAAGTcagaacagagaagaaataataTGTGTTATATGTACCACAGCCTCCAAATGTTGCAATTCTTTGCCACCATGACAAAATCCTATTCTTGAGTTCATTCACATTCATTTAGTCATAATATAAAATTGGTGCAGTAAGTTTTCATGAAATCTGAAGCTCTGAGCTCAAGTGTTCACAACATTTTTTGGAAAATTCGTTCTTGCAAAATGTCTCCTAATTAGTAACTACATATTCTCACCCATTCTTTTCTATCATGAAAACAAGGACTACTGCTCATACATCTCACAGGACCCACCAAAATAAACCCTTTGCCACATAAAGCTACTCCTTAAACAGCGGTGCTCTTTCATAGTAGTTCTTCAAATTTTAAGTATTTGAATTCAGTTTTTTAGTCCATTATTCACATAATCAACAATAAACAATGAACACACATCATTCTTTTCAAAATATGAAATTGCCACTCCTAGTGCTAAGTTGTGTGTATATCAAGTTACTTACTCGAATAATTTCTAACATTAGGAAAATTGCCAAAGCTGCACCAAAAGCTAGATCAAGAAATTTTGGCTGAAAGAAACAGAACAGACAAACATTAGTACCAATGAACTCATCAAAAACAGTAGTACCAATGACCAAGAAGACAAAATATATATACCCAAATTAGTGGTGGCCCCCATAATGCAGgtgtaatgataaaaaaaatatgaactttttttaattatattgtgGAATGATCATTATTTGCCGTCATATTCTCAAccgtaaaataaaaactaacacTAATATTACGTGTAAGagaattatttaagaaaattcttggaagaagaaTAAGGGAACCTATATGATAAATTTgagaataatatatattttggtcGGTTAGATATTTCAAGTGAGAAAATACATTCACACCACCTGGCACTTATTTTGAGGGAATCACCTTAAACTTAACATCAGGTGAGAGGCTCTTGAGTGTTCTAAAACTTACTAAAAGATCCTTTTGTATGCTAATACTTATTACAATCTCTAATTTGtccatattatttaataaaaaatatagaaaattactcctttttatctatttcttacatgctaaaaataaaaactataataaatttttttttaaaaactaaaatggggattttttaaaaaaaaaataacgtgGACAAATTAAAGACCATCGTATGTATTAATCAAAAAGAAAAAGTCATAATGAACAGCTTTTGTGTAAGATATGGAAGGATCTATTACAAGCTTCAGAGAGATAAAGGCCTTTCATCCAGATTTGAAGGTTAAGGGTGGCTATTTGGAAATAAGGTAAAAAGTCTGGGGAGTTTTTGTCGTAGTACATTTTCCCAGTACTTTCAAGTGAAGTTTACAAAGGAAATGGATAATAGATACTAAGTGAAAAAATCCCTTTTTCTCTAGTCCCAAAAATCACCTGGAAGATAAGGGCGGGCAAAAACATCAAGACAGCCATCAAATGGTAGTATTTCCTCAAGAGAATTCTCTCAATCTTACTGTTCTTGGAGATGTTATAGAATCGCAAAACAGAAACACAAATTATACACATCCAATAAATACACATGGACAGTCTTTTAGATGGCTCCGAGAAAACAAAGGAAATCACCCTGCAATGACATGTTTCAAAAGTGAAAATATTGTACACTAACAAAGTAACTTGTATCATAAGAAAGTGAAGATCAGTTGTTTCatacaaaataatttgaacatgAAACTACCATCAAAGTCGTAATTGAATTTTAACAAGCCTGCATAAGCCTCTACTTTTGAACCGTCTGGAACATTAAATCTAGTTCACTTAGATTCAGTTTCTGCTATCACTAACTTTTCTCCAAACAATCTGACGTGGATATGATATAGGAAGGCATAAAATTTAGGCTACTTTTATAGCAAACCACATTTTCAGAGTATTGCAATCTGATTTTTAGCATACTTTCATATAAAAAAACGTAGTAGATAAAAGGTGGAAATGTGTGTGCTTAACTGAGAGCGGATGCAGTGGAACCAAATAATATGACAACATTCATCATTCCACAGTTTATGGAGGAATTAGCAGCTTAGATTTCCTTATCACCCACATTAAGTATCCCAGAGCTGCCAGCATGACATTAACTATATCCTAATCATTCTCAATTTGTAGCATTAATAAAACTACTTTCTAAGAGTCCTATTATTATCACTTCCATGTTATATCAGATGACATCTGTAAACATCAGTAACAGGAAGCTAAGCTAACTAAATAATCCACTTGTATCAGATATTGAAGTGATACCAGAAAAAAGGATGCACATGAAACCCCTTCACGAACTGCATCCATGATGGTACAATCACAATCAGGACAAACCCAAGGGAAGCAAGAAAAATAACAGTTCTCCCAATCTCATGGTATCGTCTTGCTCCAGCAGGAGATGTATTTATAGACCACTCCCATATTtggagaaaatatttcaaagcTATTGGATATAGCAGAAGACCAAGCACAAGCCCCTACAAGAAAATAGACAACTTTAACAGATCggttatactattaataataaatttataatttatgaaccAATACCTGAATTATAATGCTTATCTCACTTCTACTTGTTTCATATTCTGCAGTAACAGACTCCGATGAGACCAATAGCCCATGTAGCTGTTCAAACAATGTAATCACCAATAATTATGCACATACATACATGCATGTGTCGGTCAGCTAAGAACATATCACGCTAAGAAGCACTAACCTTTTTAGTAGTAAGCAACAACATGTcaaaaaaatagagaacaatGCCGGAAGTCACCAAAAATGCTTCCCCTGGTATTAAGGGGAAAATACGATTATTAAAAGGGCAGACAAAATAAACACACACTCTTTCTAATCAACTAGGCAATTAGGCTGAGATGTGAACACATAGTCACAGTAATGAAACATTTATACATATCCCACATAAGGGTGAAAAATGAACCCAGCTGTTGAACAAAGGACAAACAAAGCAAAGATCAGACTAACTTTTGCATTAACATGTTTATTTGTAATGATTATTTTCCAATTTCATTTGATATGCCAGGTCTACATGGATCATATTTGGCAAAATATTTCCATAGTTACATGAAAGAATCAATTAACtataaaaagaaatcaattgctAGTCTagctttttcttcatttttcgaTGGAGCTTTAAATCCCATATTAGTTCTGTTGTGACAAAAGTAAAATCCCAAACACCAAAGAAGAAAAGGTGACTAAGACCGTGAGTTAGAATAAAAATACCAATGGAAGCACAAGAGGGGAAAGTCTTGAGGAAATGCTGAATTAGCTTCACAGACGCCAATCCATGACAAAAGACCCAAGCCAGCTTTAGTGCCGGATGCATCCCTGAAAAGTAAAAGGCAATGAAAGTTTAAGCAGAAGGTGCATTCGTAATCTATAATGATTGGCTACtctaagttaaaaaaatattctcattTGTTTAACACGTGCATGTAATATTAACTGTTAATTTCCTCGATaacaactaaaataattttactctCCTACGCGAGCTGCTAACTTCAAAGTAGTATGGTCCAACCTATACAATATAACAGGAAATATTGATTTCGCAGTTCACGAAAGTTCCAAACAATAACATACCAATTTGAGAGGTGGTAGCAAGGGCAGCAACAGAAATGAGAATTCCAAGGAAAATGGAGCATAAGCTAAACCTCGCACCCCAGTGTGAAGGGGATAGTGAAGAACGGCGTCGTGCGAAGGCGAGGAACAAAACGACGCTACAGGCGCTGGCAGAGGTGGCCCAGTATTGCAATGTCAGATATTGAAtctctataaattaaaatttacacaTCACGAAATTGCAAACTGCAACTCCTACCTAGTAGTGGCAAATAAGCAAGCAACAGGTATGGATCACGATAaagaaattagaatgaaaaCCTTGAAGTTGAAGCTGATCAAGTGAGAATCCCCGCGATAGCTGTACCAACTTAGAGAGAAGAAGAGAAGGGAGAGTAACCGCGCCAAGCAAAATTCCGGAAGAAGCACCTGGCCTGAAAGGGAATTAATTAAGCGGTGAATGAAGAgaggaaagagagagagagagagagaggaattAGGGATAGGAAGGTACCTGGTGCGGAAAAGAGAAGGAGAATTGGAAGAGTCGAAAGAGATTTCGAGGGAGAAGGAGGCGAGGGTGAGGAGAGAGAGAGCAACGCCATGGAAGAGGAGAGAGGGAGGGAGGGAATAGAAAAGTATGCCGATGAAAAACACCACCACCGCCCTCTCGCCGTTCAGAAACGACGTCGCCATGGAGGGACGCCACCAGAATCGAGTTTTACGCGGGAAAAGAATGAGATCACGCATACAGGAGAAGAATGAAACACAGAACAACCCCCGCACAAGAAAAATTCCCAATTCTAGTTCCTAATCCTTTTCTCTTCCCCTCTCTCCAAAACGCATTCGTCACGGTCAATTTACGCGGTTTCAAATATTCATTTTCCTAATTCATTAATCGTCCGCGTAAACCAACCAACTTTCTAATTTTCAAATGTTAGGTTGCAATTTTTATGTTGATCACAGATTATTAGATTACCATTGAGGAACTTCGAATTGCGAATATGCTGTGCAACTTTGGCTTTGGATCCAAGCAATTACTTTCGCACCGAATCAAATTTTGACCTCCACCGTTTATTTagtaaaataacaaaaatatcttaaataaataaaaggaaattacgtaaaatacattttttttctttataaaacacGTTTTCAGATTTAGATTTCCATAATACTTTTctgattttttaatatatttttagattttgtttctgaaatttcttttctaaatgaaattttgatttttttttttagattttagatTGTGCGATCCAATatacacataaaataaaataaaaaacaagaaaTACGACACCACCACCGCATGAACCACCGCCAACCACACTCATCCGTAAACAACCACCGCATGAACCAGCACCCTTCAAAATGAAGAAGTCACTCACAAAACCAAAACCCAGGTGCAGGAAGAACGAAGGGAGGTGCATGGAGAATCTGCCTAGGAAGAATTTGCTTTGGATAAATCAGTACTTTcttttaataaatgaaaaatgttgAAGTATGACTGCTTCTTCCTGGACCTCCACACTTCTTCCCTAACCTCCATATATTTTCGAATTTCTAAAAATGTCTCTCTTTAATATTTCGATTCCATAATCTGAAAATCTTTTCTTAGATGCATAATTACTTTTTCTCAGATGcataattactttataaattacataatttgaaagtcttatttaatttctagattatataatctgaaagtctttttctaaatgtgttccgaattacataatctggaaactAGTCTATAAAGGTGATAGAAAAGTTTCTTCTCTAACCTccatatatttttgaatttctaaaaatgttctctataatattccggattacataatctgaattatataatcaaAAAATCTTTTCTCAGATGCATAATTACTTtatagattacataatttgaaagtcttatttagtttctagattatataatctgaaagtctttttttaaatgtgttccgaattacataatctggaaactAGTATATAGAGGTGatagaaaatgacaaaaatgtattttcatattgtGCATGAGgtaagagaagaagaagatatAGAGGTGCAGGAGTCATATGGCTGTGAACCTACACCGTTATTCTTAAATACTGATTAAAGAAACAAGTATTTATTATGTTTACATATGGAACCCTAGGAAATAATAAAGAACAACTTGAGAATTTTAttcctattattgaaaaaaattcaaacgaaaaaataaaaaaacgtTATGACGTTTGCATAAAGTAACCTTATCTCCCACTCCAGTGACAAAACCAGGGTTGAATAACACGTTATGCAGACATAAACAAAGATGGATGAAAGAGAGGCACGTCAACGGAATGTGGACAAATTATATAGAAGAGCGTGCCCCATCCATCAGCGTCGCTCCTGCAACTCAAATTTCTATGCATGTTGAATTGGCTACGTCAAAAACCAAATTATTTAGTGGCCTCCGATGTCAGCGTGACTGAAATCAACAAAAACATCCTATGCTCTAATGTCGTACAACTCGATACTGAAGATAACTATAAAACTATAAAcagagaaaaataaagaaacataagttaggaaaatattatataactaGAGTTGAAGAGTaggttaataataatatcacatTTTCTCTTCATTAGTCAAAGGTAAATTCACAAAACTAGAGTTGACAAGCAGAACTGGATCAAAAGGAATTATACAATGTAAATGGCTGAACATCGTTCCGTTCCCATCAACTTGTATGATCTGTTGTATCCCTATTACACTTGAAACATTTACGCAGGGATATTTTTCTCCCAATGAACAAACATAATAAAATGAACACAAAAATACGATAACCAATTGCCATAAGAAACAAAACCAACAAATTTTTCCACTTCGAATTACTGTCGGGGGAGATATTGTACACACTTAGGAGAGCTTGAAACCCAGATATGGTCCTTACCTGCCCCACTGCAAAGGAGTTGCCTAGGTACTCGTTCTCCAATAGCCCCTACCAAATAGTCACAACACAAGTAATTCAATAAATACCCATATAAGGGAAAAGATTGGATCATTTGAATCTATTATATTCTGATATGTTAACAACTATGCAACTTTTTGCTGAaatgaaataattataaaattgtattggtcaaatcacatttgtaaactggtatctTTCAATTTCTAGTTTTCATTCTGGTTTTCCCTCGTAGTTTTAGAAGTTGAATCCCAAAAAGTATTTACCTGAATAGAGTATGTGTGAAAGGATATATATGACACTGGATACATCCACACTGGTCCAGGCAAAGCATTTCGAATTCTAAAATAGCCTGCTGAAAGCATCATGACCACCTGAAATGGCATACATATGCATCAGTAGCTAGTTTAGGAAACAGCTAAAGTTCTTGTGTAATCATGCCCTTGGGTGGAAATATAGACCAGTAGACTGGTAGTTGAGTAGCATCTAACTTTTGTTTTACATAATAGAAGACAATGGAACTCACATGAATGCACAACAGTGTCAAGACACTCCAAAATACATCTTGCCACAAAGTAGCCACAACTAACATAATTCCTTCATTCAGCAGCAAAGTCATGAAAAAATTGAGCACAAAGTACATTAACAAGCTAAATTGATCTTCCAGCCCAACGAGGAAGTAGAAGACTAGACTTGATGAAATGGAGATGAGAAAAAGAAACGGAATGCTGGACAAGAGCTGCGCAAGTAAAAAAACCAATGTACTGGAGTGTTGGTTTGATTCTTCACAGGAATATATCTGCAAAAAAAGAATTACTGAGTGAAACTGTAGAGAATCCATATTTCAATCCTTAAAGCAGACATGTCTTGTCGACCAACAAAATAATCATGTAAATGTATCGTCTTTTTCACCTTTTCTCTCT includes:
- the LOC137835704 gene encoding dolichol kinase EVAN; this encodes MRDLILFPRKTRFWWRPSMATSFLNGERAVVVFFIGILFYSLPPSLLFHGVALSLLTLASFSLEISFDSSNSPSLFRTRPGASSGILLGAVTLPSLLLSKLVQLSRGFSLDQLQLQEIQYLTLQYWATSASACSVVLFLAFARRRSSLSPSHWGARFSLCSIFLGILISVAALATTSQIGMHPALKLAWVFCHGLASVKLIQHFLKTFPSCASIGEAFLVTSGIVLYFFDMLLLTTKKLHGLLVSSESVTAEYETSRSEISIIIQGLVLGLLLYPIALKYFLQIWEWSINTSPAGARRYHEIGRTVIFLASLGFVLIVIVPSWMQFVKGFHVHPFFWVISFVFSEPSKRLSMCIYWMCIICVSVLRFYNISKNSKIERILLRKYYHLMAVLMFLPALIFQPKFLDLAFGAALAIFLMLEIIRVWRIWPLGQPINQFMNAFTDHRDSDLLIVSHFSLLLGCALPIWMSTGYNDRPLAPFAGILSLGIGDTMASMVGHKYGVLRWSKTGKKTVEGTAAGITSVLAACSLLLPLLASTGYILTQHWFSLLLAVTVSGLLEAYTAQLDNAFIPLFFYSLLCL